DNA from Deltaproteobacteria bacterium:
TGTTCCCCTTGAATTGGGAAATTACAAAAATTTTCAGGTGCGTCTCCATCTTTACACGGTCCCCGGTGATGTGGCCTATGAAGCCGCCCGCAAAATTATTTCGAAGGGGATTGATGGAGTTGTTTTTATGGCCGATTCCCAGTTGGAACAACTAGAATCAAACATGAAAAGTATGTTGGAGTTGACCGAAATGCTGGAAGATCAAGGCAGTGATTTCACAACTCTTCCAATGGTGATTCAATACAACAAAAGAGATCTTCCCAATGCCGTGCCGGTTGCCGAATTAAAACGTTTGCTAAATCCCAGAAATGTTCCCGATTTTGAAACCACCGCCACCGAGGGCAAAGGCGTTTTCGAATCCCTAAAAGCAATAGGCACCCAAGTCCTAAAAAGCCTCAGGTCAGAGCAATTTTCTTAAATCTTCAATGTCCAATTCTGCATCCCTGAGAATGGCCTTCAGCGTCCTTCGTTTTAGGGAAACGCCCGAATGGATAGGGACTACGGTTCTTTTGTTTTTGGAAGGGTGCTTGTAGATGGCATGGCTGGAACCGGTTTGGCGGACAAAAACAAAACCCATTTTTTCCAACACGCGGACAATTTCTTTTGAAGTGACGACTGGAAAGCGCGTTGACATTTTTTTAAGCCGCAACATGCAGTGAAGTGACGGTTACTGAATCGCTGGGAATTTCTTCACCATTTTTTTGTAAATCAGCAACGACACCGGCTATGGCATGGCGCAGTTCACTGAGAGTTTCCTCGTAACTTTCACCTTGCACATGACAACCCGGTAAAGAAGGACATTCTCCATAGAAACCCCC
Protein-coding regions in this window:
- a CDS encoding GTPase domain-containing protein, which codes for MAFINEQNKEINCKVVYYGPGRSGKSTSLRYIYQNIKEEKRGELISLSNTKDRTLYFDFVPLELGNYKNFQVRLHLYTVPGDVAYEAARKIISKGIDGVVFMADSQLEQLESNMKSMLELTEMLEDQGSDFTTLPMVIQYNKRDLPNAVPVAELKRLLNPRNVPDFETTATEGKGVFESLKAIGTQVLKSLRSEQFS
- a CDS encoding type II toxin-antitoxin system HicA family toxin, translated to MSTRFPVVTSKEIVRVLEKMGFVFVRQTGSSHAIYKHPSKNKRTVVPIHSGVSLKRRTLKAILRDAELDIEDLRKLL
- a CDS encoding type II toxin-antitoxin system HicB family antitoxin, whose amino-acid sequence is MAKQEYHFTVIIEPCEEGGFYGECPSLPGCHVQGESYEETLSELRHAIAGVVADLQKNGEEIPSDSVTVTSLHVAA